From Pseudomonas sp. G.S.17, the proteins below share one genomic window:
- a CDS encoding response regulator transcription factor, protein MTRILTIEDDAVTAQEIVAELSSHGLDVDWVDNGREGLARAVSGDYDLITLDRMLPEVDGLAIVTTLRAQGIYTPILMISALSDVDERVRGLRAGGDDYLAKPFASDEMAARVEVLLRRRNPVAASETVLRVADLELNLIKREASRGKQPLTLLPTEYKLLEFMMRNSGQIITRMMIFEEVWGYHFDPGTNLIDVHIGRLRKKLDPPGMTPLIRTVRGSGYVIAEPV, encoded by the coding sequence ATGACCCGAATTCTGACCATCGAAGACGACGCCGTCACGGCACAGGAAATCGTTGCCGAACTGAGCAGCCACGGACTTGACGTGGACTGGGTCGACAATGGCCGCGAAGGCCTGGCGCGGGCGGTCAGCGGTGACTATGACCTGATCACCCTGGATCGCATGCTGCCGGAAGTCGACGGCCTGGCGATTGTCACCACCTTGCGCGCTCAAGGCATCTATACCCCGATCCTGATGATCAGCGCCCTTTCCGATGTGGACGAACGGGTACGCGGCCTGCGTGCCGGTGGCGATGATTACCTGGCCAAACCCTTTGCCTCCGACGAAATGGCCGCGCGCGTTGAAGTCCTGCTGCGCCGACGTAATCCGGTGGCGGCCTCGGAAACCGTGCTGCGGGTCGCCGATCTTGAGCTGAACCTGATCAAGCGCGAAGCCAGTCGCGGCAAGCAGCCGCTGACGTTGCTGCCCACCGAGTACAAGCTGCTGGAATTCATGATGCGCAACAGCGGGCAGATCATCACCCGGATGATGATCTTCGAAGAAGTCTGGGGTTATCACTTCGATCCGGGCACCAACCTGATCGACGTCCACATCGGTCGCTTGCGCAAGAAACTCGATCCACCCGGCATGACCCCGCTGATTCGAACCGTGCGAGGCTCGGGCTATGTCATTGCTGAACCCGTCTAA
- a CDS encoding formate/nitrite transporter family protein, translated as MQEHTEGKTPGLSAEEEREVDKNQPPRAAVLHETIRIQGDHELERSVAALWWSALAAGLTMGLSLMAMGLFKSRLADVEASHVIASLGYCAGFLAVILARQQLFTENTITAVLPVMSKPTLANFGRLLRLWGVVLVGNLCGTLLVAYVMLHLPIFDTKTDEAFLEIGRKVMENDVTHMFSKGIVSGWMIATMVWMIASMESAKIWIIILITYLMALGDFTHIVVGSAEAGYLVFAGELSWHDFWLVFAGPTLAGNIIGGSFIFALISHAQIRSENDTTAKMERDRKARALAKKQQDEQDQAAG; from the coding sequence ATGCAAGAGCACACAGAAGGCAAGACCCCGGGTCTGTCCGCTGAAGAAGAGCGCGAAGTCGATAAAAACCAGCCGCCCCGCGCAGCGGTACTCCACGAGACTATCCGTATCCAGGGCGATCACGAACTGGAGCGCAGCGTTGCCGCGCTCTGGTGGTCGGCACTGGCTGCGGGCCTGACCATGGGCCTGTCGCTGATGGCCATGGGTTTGTTCAAATCCCGGTTGGCGGATGTCGAGGCCAGTCACGTGATTGCCAGCCTGGGTTATTGCGCCGGGTTCCTCGCGGTGATTCTGGCCCGTCAGCAACTGTTCACTGAAAACACCATCACGGCGGTACTGCCAGTGATGAGCAAACCGACGCTGGCCAATTTCGGGCGCTTGCTGCGATTGTGGGGCGTGGTGCTGGTGGGCAATCTGTGCGGCACACTGCTGGTTGCCTACGTGATGCTGCATTTGCCGATTTTCGATACCAAGACCGACGAAGCCTTTCTGGAAATCGGCCGCAAGGTCATGGAAAACGACGTCACGCACATGTTTTCCAAAGGCATCGTGTCCGGCTGGATGATCGCCACTATGGTATGGATGATTGCTTCCATGGAGTCGGCGAAGATCTGGATCATCATTCTCATCACTTACCTGATGGCCCTGGGCGACTTCACCCACATCGTGGTGGGTTCCGCTGAAGCCGGGTATCTGGTGTTCGCCGGCGAGCTGTCCTGGCATGACTTCTGGCTGGTATTTGCCGGGCCAACTCTGGCGGGCAATATCATCGGCGGCAGCTTTATCTTCGCCCTGATCAGCCATGCGCAGATCCGCAGCGAGAACGACACCACCGCGAAAATGGAACGCGACCGCAAAGCCAGGGCGCTGGCCAAGAAGCAGCAGGATGAGCAGGATCAGGCTGCCGGTTAA
- a CDS encoding GNAT family N-acetyltransferase, whose product MTLEIREATRADAKVILGFITELAIYEKAEHEVLTSVTEIERSLFDEPSPAKALICLLDDEPIGFAVYFLSYSTWLGRKGLYLEDLFVSAQHRGVGAGKALLRQLARIAYDSGCGRFEWSVLDWNQPAIDFYKSIGAQPQDEWVRYRLEGETLKRFALG is encoded by the coding sequence TTGACCCTCGAAATCCGCGAAGCGACCCGGGCCGATGCCAAGGTCATTCTGGGCTTTATCACTGAACTGGCGATTTACGAAAAAGCCGAGCACGAAGTGCTGACCAGCGTGACGGAGATCGAGCGTAGCCTGTTCGACGAGCCATCCCCGGCCAAGGCGTTGATCTGCCTGCTGGACGATGAACCCATCGGCTTTGCTGTGTATTTCCTCAGTTATTCCACCTGGCTGGGCCGCAAGGGGTTGTATCTGGAGGACCTGTTTGTCTCTGCGCAACATCGCGGCGTCGGTGCAGGCAAGGCGCTGTTGCGGCAGCTGGCCAGAATCGCTTACGACAGCGGCTGCGGGCGCTTCGAGTGGAGTGTGCTGGACTGGAATCAACCGGCCATCGACTTCTATAAATCCATCGGCGCACAGCCGCAGGATGAGTGGGTGCGCTATCGCCTTGAAGGCGAGACGTTGAAGCGTTTTGCGTTGGGTTGA
- the pncA gene encoding bifunctional nicotinamidase/pyrazinamidase encodes MTQSRFDLDSVLLVIDMQYDFMPGGALAVADGDALVPLINRLGEQFRGVVITQDWHPSGHISFASSHPGRLPFESTTLPYGAQTLWPDHCVQGNHGALLHADLDLPHAQLILRKGCNPHIDSYSAFLEADRSTPTGLASYLKERGVQSVFVVGLALDFCVAWSALDARAAGFTTVVIEDACRAIDMNGSLDKAWQDMLAAGVTRIDSSELLN; translated from the coding sequence ATGACCCAGTCTCGATTCGACCTCGACAGCGTCCTGCTGGTCATCGACATGCAATATGACTTCATGCCCGGCGGCGCGTTGGCGGTTGCCGATGGCGATGCGCTGGTGCCGCTGATCAATCGTCTGGGCGAGCAATTTCGCGGCGTGGTCATCACTCAGGACTGGCACCCGTCCGGGCACATTTCGTTCGCTTCCAGCCACCCCGGCCGCCTGCCTTTCGAAAGCACCACCCTGCCCTACGGCGCGCAAACCCTGTGGCCGGACCATTGCGTGCAGGGCAATCATGGCGCGCTATTACACGCGGATCTCGACCTGCCTCACGCGCAGTTGATCCTGCGCAAGGGCTGCAACCCGCATATCGACAGCTATTCGGCCTTTCTCGAAGCCGACCGCAGCACACCGACAGGTCTGGCTAGTTACTTGAAGGAACGCGGCGTGCAGAGTGTCTTCGTGGTCGGCCTCGCCCTGGATTTTTGCGTGGCCTGGTCAGCACTGGACGCACGGGCCGCAGGCTTTACCACGGTAGTCATCGAAGACGCCTGCCGCGCCATCGACATGAATGGTTCCCTCGACAAAGCCTGGCAGGACATGCTCGCAGCGGGTGTGACGCGCATTGATAGCAGCGAGTTGCTGAATTAG
- a CDS encoding D-2-hydroxyacid dehydrogenase family protein: MTQRSPARIAVLDDWQSVASDVVDWSVLNSIGEVTFLHEFPTDTDSMAARLQAFDVICVMRERSIFDEALLSQLPHLKLLVTGGMRNAAIDVKAAGKLGIQVCGTDSYKHAAPELTWALIMGITRNLVDEANSLRSGQWQIGLGSDLHGKTLGILGLGSIGKWIARYGQAFGMQVIAWSENLTAEAAAESGVTYVSKQQLFEQSDVLSVHLVLSDRSRGLVDAQALSWMKPGAYLINTARGPIVDEAALIETLQQRRIAGAALDVFAIEPLPAEHPFRTLDNVLATPHIGYVTENNYRTFFSQMIEDIQAWDAGEPIRVFA; the protein is encoded by the coding sequence ATGACTCAACGCTCTCCCGCGAGAATTGCGGTACTCGATGACTGGCAGTCGGTGGCCAGCGACGTCGTGGACTGGTCGGTATTGAACAGCATTGGCGAAGTCACTTTCCTCCACGAATTCCCGACCGACACGGACAGCATGGCCGCGCGTTTGCAGGCATTCGATGTCATTTGCGTGATGCGCGAACGCAGCATCTTCGATGAAGCCCTGCTCAGCCAGCTGCCGCACCTGAAATTGCTGGTCACCGGCGGTATGCGCAACGCTGCGATTGACGTCAAGGCGGCCGGCAAGCTCGGCATCCAGGTGTGCGGCACCGACAGCTACAAACATGCTGCCCCGGAACTGACCTGGGCGTTGATCATGGGCATCACCCGCAATCTGGTGGATGAAGCCAATTCCCTGCGCAGCGGCCAGTGGCAAATCGGCCTGGGCAGCGACCTGCATGGCAAGACGCTGGGCATCCTCGGCCTGGGCAGCATCGGCAAGTGGATCGCCCGCTACGGCCAGGCGTTCGGCATGCAGGTGATTGCCTGGAGCGAAAACCTCACGGCCGAAGCGGCTGCCGAATCCGGCGTGACCTATGTCAGCAAGCAGCAATTGTTCGAACAGTCCGACGTGCTTTCGGTGCATCTGGTCCTCAGCGATCGCAGTCGCGGGCTGGTGGATGCGCAGGCCTTGAGCTGGATGAAGCCCGGCGCCTACCTGATCAACACCGCGCGCGGGCCGATTGTCGACGAGGCAGCATTGATTGAAACCCTGCAACAACGCCGTATCGCCGGTGCCGCGCTGGATGTGTTCGCCATCGAACCGCTGCCCGCCGAGCACCCGTTCCGCACCCTGGACAATGTGCTCGCCACCCCGCACATCGGCTACGTGACCGAAAATAACTACCGCACGTTCTTCAGTCAGATGATCGAGGATATCCAGGCCTGGGATGCCGGGGAGCCGATTCGGGTGTTTGCCTGA
- a CDS encoding DUF1345 domain-containing protein: MSHIAHTHPRLSIAAGLGLISGFASAILTPDISLTTKCLIAWNVGVWIYLGLIMLRTFRTNAEDVERISLIEDENASQVLFTVCIAALASLAAITLELAGSKEMTADARAMHYAFTGLTIVGSWLVTGVIFSLHYARLFYTWKGKEPALRFADGELHPDYWDFLYFSFTLSVAVQTSDVGVATHGLRKTVLSQCLIGFVFNTAILGFSINIAAGLFG; the protein is encoded by the coding sequence ATGTCCCATATCGCTCACACTCACCCTCGTTTGAGCATCGCCGCAGGCCTGGGCCTGATCAGCGGTTTCGCGTCGGCGATCCTTACGCCGGACATTTCCCTGACCACTAAATGCCTGATCGCCTGGAACGTTGGGGTGTGGATTTATTTGGGGCTGATCATGCTGCGCACCTTTCGCACCAATGCCGAAGACGTCGAGCGGATTTCCCTGATCGAAGACGAAAACGCCAGTCAGGTGCTGTTCACCGTATGCATTGCCGCTCTGGCCAGCCTCGCAGCAATTACCCTGGAGCTGGCCGGCAGCAAGGAGATGACCGCTGACGCCCGCGCCATGCACTACGCGTTCACTGGTTTGACCATTGTCGGTTCGTGGCTGGTCACCGGGGTGATTTTCAGCCTGCATTACGCACGGCTGTTCTACACCTGGAAAGGTAAGGAACCGGCGTTGCGCTTCGCCGACGGCGAATTGCATCCGGATTATTGGGACTTCCTGTATTTCTCCTTCACCCTCAGCGTGGCGGTGCAGACTTCCGACGTAGGCGTGGCGACCCATGGGCTGCGCAAGACTGTGTTGTCTCAATGCCTGATCGGCTTCGTCTTCAATACGGCGATTCTCGGTTTTTCCATCAATATTGCTGCCGGACTGTTTGGCTGA
- the gudD gene encoding glucarate dehydratase gives MNTLNNQTVNKAPVITSMQVIPVAGHDGMLLNLSGAHGPFFTRNIVILKDNAGHTGVGEVPGGERIRQTLEDARQLVVGSTIGNYQKILNSVRQAFAERDAGGRGQQTFDLRVTIHAVTGIEAALLDLLGQYLDVPVAALLGEGQQRDEVKMLGYLFYVGDRNQTDLAYRGEPDADNDWFRLRHEKALTADAVVRLAEAAHQRYGFQDFKLKGGVLSGDDEIQAVTALAERFPEARITLDPNGAWSLKEAIRLCRDQHHVLAYAEDPCGAENGYSGREVMAEFRRATGLKTATNMIATDWREMGHAIQLQSVDIPLADPHFWTMQGSVRVAQMCNEWGLTWGSHSNNHFDISLAMFTHVAAAAPGNITAIDTHWIWQDGQRLTKAPLQIVGGCVQVPKKPGLGVELDMDQVHKAHELYKGMGLGARDDSVAMQFLIPDWKFNNKQPCLVR, from the coding sequence ATGAATACGCTGAACAACCAGACCGTCAACAAAGCACCTGTCATCACCAGCATGCAAGTGATTCCAGTGGCCGGTCACGATGGCATGCTGCTCAATCTGAGCGGTGCCCACGGGCCGTTTTTCACCCGCAATATCGTGATTCTCAAGGACAACGCCGGGCACACCGGTGTCGGCGAAGTGCCCGGCGGCGAACGCATTCGTCAGACTCTGGAAGACGCTCGGCAACTGGTGGTCGGCAGCACCATCGGCAACTATCAGAAAATCCTCAACTCTGTGCGCCAGGCTTTCGCCGAGCGCGATGCCGGCGGTCGTGGCCAGCAGACTTTCGACCTGCGCGTGACGATTCATGCGGTTACCGGTATCGAAGCCGCCCTGCTCGACCTGCTGGGTCAATATCTGGACGTTCCGGTCGCCGCCTTGCTGGGCGAAGGTCAGCAACGCGACGAAGTGAAAATGCTCGGTTATCTGTTCTACGTCGGCGACCGCAACCAGACGGATCTGGCCTATCGCGGCGAGCCTGATGCCGATAACGACTGGTTCCGTCTACGTCACGAAAAAGCCCTGACCGCCGATGCCGTGGTGCGTCTGGCCGAAGCCGCGCATCAGCGCTATGGCTTCCAGGACTTCAAGCTCAAGGGCGGCGTGCTCAGCGGCGACGACGAAATCCAGGCGGTTACCGCACTGGCCGAACGCTTCCCCGAGGCGCGCATCACCCTTGATCCGAATGGCGCATGGTCGCTGAAAGAAGCGATTCGCCTATGCCGGGATCAGCATCACGTGCTGGCTTATGCCGAAGACCCCTGCGGCGCGGAAAACGGCTATTCGGGTCGTGAAGTCATGGCTGAATTCCGCCGGGCAACGGGCCTGAAGACAGCGACCAACATGATCGCCACCGACTGGCGGGAAATGGGCCACGCGATTCAGCTGCAATCGGTGGATATTCCACTGGCCGACCCGCACTTCTGGACCATGCAGGGTTCGGTCCGTGTTGCGCAGATGTGCAACGAATGGGGCCTGACCTGGGGCTCGCACTCCAACAATCACTTCGATATTTCCCTGGCAATGTTCACCCACGTGGCGGCGGCGGCACCGGGCAATATCACCGCTATCGACACCCACTGGATCTGGCAGGACGGCCAGCGCCTGACCAAAGCGCCGTTGCAGATCGTCGGCGGCTGCGTGCAGGTGCCGAAAAAACCCGGCCTGGGCGTCGAATTGGACATGGATCAGGTGCACAAGGCCCACGAACTCTATAAAGGCATGGGCCTCGGCGCACGAGACGACAGCGTGGCCATGCAGTTCCTGATTCCGGACTGGAAATTCAATAACAAGCAGCCGTGCCTGGTGCGTTGA
- a CDS encoding FadR/GntR family transcriptional regulator has protein sequence MQEPIRPIPKRRQHNLATDLVTDLSQRILLGKIPPGHKLPSESEIVREHGVSRTVVREAISKLQASGLVETHHGVGTFVLERSDHTGLRLKVETAASVRDIIELRIGLETQAVALAALRRTDEQLAAMRQALDDYQDLLAKEDSCVEADKRFHMLIAEATGNPYFAEIMQHLGSAIIPRSRIASSERAGANLARHGYLANLEHEALLSAIRRQDPDAARAAMWTHLSNSRERLAPLE, from the coding sequence ATGCAAGAGCCTATTCGGCCGATTCCCAAGCGCCGGCAACATAATCTGGCCACCGATCTGGTCACCGATCTGAGCCAGCGCATTCTTCTTGGCAAGATTCCGCCCGGTCACAAGCTGCCTTCGGAAAGCGAAATCGTCCGCGAGCACGGGGTCAGCCGCACTGTGGTGCGCGAAGCGATATCGAAATTGCAGGCATCCGGGCTGGTGGAAACCCATCACGGTGTCGGCACGTTCGTCCTGGAGCGCAGTGATCACACCGGACTGCGCCTGAAAGTCGAAACCGCAGCGAGCGTGCGCGACATCATCGAACTGCGGATCGGCCTGGAAACCCAGGCGGTCGCCTTGGCGGCGTTGCGCCGCACGGACGAGCAACTGGCCGCCATGCGCCAGGCGCTGGATGATTATCAGGATCTGCTGGCCAAGGAAGACAGCTGCGTGGAGGCGGACAAACGCTTTCATATGCTGATCGCCGAAGCGACCGGCAATCCGTACTTCGCCGAGATCATGCAGCACCTGGGCAGCGCGATCATTCCCCGCAGCCGCATCGCCTCCAGCGAACGCGCGGGCGCCAATCTGGCCCGTCATGGCTATCTGGCCAATCTTGAACATGAAGCGCTGCTGAGCGCCATCCGTCGCCAGGACCCGGACGCCGCCCGCGCGGCCATGTGGACCCACCTGAGCAACAGCCGCGAAAGGCTCGCGCCGCTGGAGTGA
- a CDS encoding sugar diacid recognition domain-containing protein → MFALDHSLAQDIVDRAMAILPCNVNVMDYLGIIIGSGDAGRLYTRHEGAQLVLANHRVVEIDASTAQQLDGVKPGVNLPLMLDQKLVGVLGITGEPEQVRVYAELVKMTAEMLMEHRRQQADQQWRHQRSEDLLSRLLLAECPEYLVDEAQQLGLQPALPRQVVVIELAGPASDAGKVVAWLNGRYANSWCLAREPMLIHWCRAMGKDRDDALLLEQFDEQGWQVLRMATVEQSPDLPSLRHAVAAARDLLDYAREVQPQQRLLRLAAYRLPVLFWRYRHDWLAAQVAQPIARLHSHAQLLETLRSWFDYSGESQACADVLGIHRNSLRYRLEKIAELSGCDPYRTDDLLRLYLGLHMTPRAALCSNDQ, encoded by the coding sequence ATGTTCGCCCTTGATCATTCGCTGGCGCAGGACATCGTCGACCGGGCCATGGCCATTTTGCCGTGCAACGTCAACGTCATGGATTATCTGGGCATCATCATCGGCAGCGGCGACGCCGGGCGTTTGTATACCCGGCATGAAGGTGCGCAATTGGTGCTGGCCAACCATCGCGTCGTGGAAATCGACGCCAGCACCGCGCAGCAACTGGATGGCGTCAAGCCAGGCGTGAACCTGCCGTTGATGCTCGATCAGAAACTGGTCGGCGTGCTCGGTATCACCGGCGAACCGGAGCAGGTCCGGGTCTACGCCGAATTGGTGAAAATGACCGCCGAGATGCTCATGGAGCATCGCCGTCAGCAGGCCGATCAGCAGTGGCGCCATCAGCGCAGCGAGGATTTGCTGTCACGCCTGCTGCTGGCCGAGTGTCCGGAATATTTGGTGGACGAGGCGCAGCAGCTAGGCCTGCAACCCGCTCTGCCGCGCCAGGTGGTGGTGATCGAACTGGCCGGACCCGCCAGCGATGCTGGCAAAGTCGTGGCCTGGCTCAATGGTCGTTATGCCAATAGCTGGTGCCTGGCTCGCGAACCGATGCTGATCCATTGGTGTCGGGCCATGGGCAAGGATCGCGACGACGCCTTGCTGCTGGAGCAATTCGACGAGCAAGGCTGGCAGGTGCTGCGCATGGCGACCGTCGAGCAATCACCTGATTTGCCAAGCTTGCGGCATGCGGTCGCCGCCGCCCGGGATTTACTGGATTACGCCCGTGAGGTTCAGCCGCAGCAACGTTTGTTGCGTCTGGCAGCGTATCGCCTGCCGGTATTGTTCTGGCGTTATCGGCATGACTGGCTGGCGGCGCAGGTCGCCCAGCCGATTGCGCGTTTGCACAGCCACGCTCAACTGCTGGAAACCCTGCGCAGCTGGTTCGACTACAGCGGCGAAAGCCAGGCCTGCGCCGATGTCCTCGGCATCCACCGCAACAGCTTGCGTTATCGTCTGGAAAAAATTGCCGAGCTGAGCGGCTGCGATCCTTATCGCACCGACGATCTGCTGCGCCTGTATCTGGGTCTGCACATGACGCCGCGCGCTGCGCTTTGTTCAAATGACCAATAG